The stretch of DNA GACTCCGCCAGAGCGGCAATCGAGCGTGGCTTTGAGTACGTCGCCGACGAAGACAAGACGGTATTCGTCGTCGTCGACCGCCGGGCCACCAGCACCTCCTCTAGCACCTACGAGCTCAGCGTGAGCGTCTCCTCGCTCTACTCCTGCACCCCGGGCACCCACATCTGTTCGGAAGACGGCAGCGCCATTGAGTACTGCGATGAACGCGGCATCGAGCGCACCTACGCCTGTGCCGATGGCTGTGTGGACGGCCGCTGCGCCACGGCCGAGGGCAACCTCTGCTTTGACGCCATCCCGGTGAACGACGGCGACACCGTGGACCACGTGCTCGAAGGCGCGACCAACGGCTTTGAGTTCGATGCGAGCTCCTCGTGCTACCTCACCGAGGACTACGGAAGCGTCGGTCCGGACCGCATCTACAGCATCGAGCTCAACGCTGGCGATCGTCTGGACGTGGATTACGAAGCGACCAACCGATACCACTACGACGACATCGTGATGTACGTGCTCGACGACTGCTCCGGCTCGATCAACGAGGCCTGCCAGGTCGCGTCCTTTGGTAACTGGGATCTCTCCTTCATCGCCGAGGAGTCGCAGACCTACTTTGTGGTCGTCGATGAGCGCCGGGAGACCCCGGTGGCCGACATCGGGCGTTCGGTGAGCTTCCATGTCACCCCGGCCTCGGCCGGCCAGGTCTGCCTGCCGGGTCAGTCGCGCTGCGAAGGCGGCACGGTAAGCATCTGCAACGTCGAGGGCACCGGGTTTGATACCCAGGTCAGCTGCGAGTTTGGCTGCGACCGGGATTTCTGCGCCGCTCCGGCTCAGATCAACGACACCTGCGAAGACGCCCTCTTGATCACCGCGCCCACCGTGCTCTTTGATGACTTCAGCGAGTTCTCCAACGACTACGGCACCTACTCCAACCGCTGCAACGGCTCCTCGTCCTCCGGGCGCGACGCGGTCTACCGCGTGGAGCTCGCCGCGGGTCAGGTGGTGCGCGTGCGTGCTCGCTCGACCGCCAACAACGTCGAACCCCGAGTCTCGATCGTGGAGGACTGCCAGAACATGGACGCCTGCCTGGCCGACGATTCTGGCGAGCCCGACGCCCAGACCGCGTACCACTCGGAGAACGGTGGCACCTACTTCGTGGTGGTCGACGGCGACGCGTCCTCGCAGGATATGTATATCGTGGAGTTCGACATCTACGACGCCGCGTGCGCCCACAACCAGCAGGCCTGCCTGGATGGCACCGTGCTGGAGTACTGCAACGCCGCAGGCCTCTTCGACACCCTGGAGTGCCCCCTGGGGTGCGGCAACGACGCTTGCAACCGTCCGGCCAACAACACCTGCGACGGAGCCATCGACGCCGGCGACGCGCTCTCGCTGAGCGTGGAACTTGATGCCTTCACCCGTGATTACGACCCTGCTCTGGGGAGTGGCTACGTCTGTACCGGCAAGGAGGGTACGGGCCCCGACATGGTCTATTACGTCGATGCACTGCGTAACGACGTGATCGATGTCACGCTCACCAACGCCGACTTCTGGAACATGATCTGGATCACCACGGAGTGCTCCGATTCGGAGCTTATGGCGGATGCCTGTGTCATCGGGGACGACGCTCGTAGTGGTTCTTCCTCGTCGGTGAGCTATCGAGTCCCGACGGCCGGGCGCTACTTCATCGTCGTCGACTCCTACGACTCCGTCCTCAATGAGGCTTCTGGCACGGTGGACATCGACATCGAGGTGACCCGGGCCCTCTGCCAGCCCACCGAAGGCTTCTGCGACGAAGCGGGCAACCTCAACGTCTGCGCCGCCGACGGCTCGGGCTTTGTGACGCAGACCTGCGCCACGGGCTGCTCCGAAGGGGCCTGCACCCCGCCGGTGGGCAACGTCTGCCCCGACGCGGTGCCCATGAGCAGTGGCCAGAACTTCGTGGGTGATTTTGCCAACTACACCCCCCACTTCGACCCGGGCTACGGGGGCTGCACCGGCTTTGATGCCCCGGGCGCCGACGCGGTCTTCGCCGTAACGCTGGCCGCTGGCGAGTCGGTCACGGCGACAGCCGGCAACGTCGCCGACGCGGCCAACGACCTGGCGCTCTACCTCATCAGCGACTGTGGTGATGAGCGGGCCAGCTGCCAGGCCGGTGCCGACACCTATGGCGAGGGTGACGAGACGGTGGTCTTCACCGCCACCGAAGCCGGTACCTACTACCTGGTGGTGGACAGCTGGAACGCCGACGCCAGCGGTCAGTTCCAGATCTCGACCACCATCAACTAAGCCTCTTCCCCTGCCGCGGCCTTAGATCCCGCCGCGGCAAGGGCTGAGCTCAACGAAGAAGGCCGCCCCCATGCGTGGGGGCGGCCTTCTTTGTGTGGGAGAGCGCGAAGGGGGGCGAAGAGAGCTTACTGAGCGTGGATGCGCTTCGTCGCCTCTCTTTCAAACTGAAATACACGCGTCGGAGGGGTCGGCATCTCTTGTTCAAACTGAAACACACGCGTCAAAGTGCCCGACGCCGCTCTTTTAAAGTGAAACACACGCATCGGAGTACTCAATGCACCGTCTGCCGGATGAAACACAGATGTCGGAGTGCCTGACGCCTCTCTTTTGAACTGAAACACAGGTGTCGGAGTGCGTGACGCCGCTCTTTTGAACTGAAACACACGCGTCAACGTGCCCGACGCCTCTCCTTCAACTGCGCGATGGCTCGCCGGAGAGACCTATGTCGATATTTTTCATTATGGTAACTCGACGCCCCCCTCAGACCGACACCCCGTCCCCTGAACGCCCCCCTCCTTCCCGACTCGCCAGCCCATGAGCTCGCGCGTATCTTGTCCCCCGCGCGCCCCTCCCTCTCTCCCGGCGACATCTCTGACGACATGACCCTGACCCGACGCGAATTCCTCAAAGGCCTGGGTGGCCTGGCCACCGCCGGCGTTCTGACCGGCGGAATCGACCTGCTGGCCATCGAACCCGGCTGGCTGGAGGTGACCACCCACCGGGTGCGCATCAAGGGACTCTCGGCTCATCTGGAGGGCTACCGCGTCGCCCAGGTCACCGACGTGCACATGGCCACCTTTGGCCCCCTGCACCACGCGATGATCGCGGCGTTGGATCGCTTTGAGCCCCGGCTGGTTGCGCTCACCGGCGACATTCTGGAGCGCGACAGCCGACTCGAAGACGTCGAGGTGCTCTGCGACGTGCTCGCCAGCCCGGGCCGCCGGGTGGTCGCCACCCTGGGCAACTGGGAGCACCGCGCAGGCTTTGGGGTCGAGGCCATCGCCCACCTCTACCGGCGCCACCAGATCGCACTCTACGTCAACGAGCACGTCACCCTCCCCGAAGGCGTGGTGTTGGCCTGCACCGATGACGCGAGCTTTGGCCAGGGCGACATCCTCAAAACCTGCCGTAACTTCCCCCCCTCCGACCTGAGCCTCTTGCTCACCCACGCCCCGGGCATTCTGGAGCCCTACCCGGTGGGCGCGCCCCGCTTCGACCTCACGCTCAGCGGGCATACCCACGGGGGCCAGGTGCGTCTCTTTGGCCTCACCCCGGTGCGCCCGCCGGGCAGCGGGCGCTTTATCTCGGGCGTCTACCACACCGGCGCCGGCCTCACCTATGTGTCGCGGGGCATCGGCACCAGCACCCTGCCGATTCGCCTGGGATGCCGCCCGGAGCTGGCGCTCTTTGAGTTCGTGCGGGCCTGAAGGCGCATCGGCGGCAGAAGCCCCCTCAAATCCCCCAGGCCACCGGCAGCCAGAAGCGTCCCACCAACGCGATGATCACGATAAACGCCAGGTTCAGCCGCACGCCGGCGCGCATCATGTCCTGCATCGTCACGTAATGAGAGGCAAACACCACCGCGTTGGGCGGGGTCGCCACCGGGAGCATAAAGGCGCAGGAGGCCGCGGTGACCACCGAGATCATCAGCACGTAGGGGTGCAGCCCGACCACGGTGGCCAGGATGGCGACGATCGGCACAAAGATCGTGGCCGTGGAGGTGTTGGAGGTCACCTCGGTCAAAAAGATCACCACCGCCACCAGCACCAGAATCACCAGCAGGCCCGGCGCCCCTTCCAGAAAGCCCAGGCCCTCGGCCAGCCAGCTGGCCAGCCCGCTCGACTCAATGCCGCTGGCCAGCGCGAGCCCTCCGCCAAAGAGGATGAGGATCCCCCAGGGCACCTCTTTCACGTCTTCCCAGGCCAGCAGCGCCTGCCCGGGCTCCTCCTGCGAGGGAACGATGAAGAGCAGAATCGCCCCCAGAATCGCCACCGTCGTATCGGAGAACCCGCCCAGCCCCAGCCCGCTCAGATAAGGACTCAGCGCCCCGCGGAGTACCCAGAGCCCGGCCACCAGCCCGAAGACCGCCAGCACCCGTTGCTCCGGCACCCGCATCTTCCCCAGCCCCCGACGTCCCTCCTCGACGACCTTCGAGATGCCCTCCATCCCACCGATCCGGATGGGATAGGCCTTCTTCGTCAGGTAAATCCAGGCGATCCCGATCCCCACCACCGCGATCGGAAGCCCGTAAAACATCCACTGCAAAAACGAAATTTTGGCGCCGTAAACCCGGTCCACATAACCCACGAAGATGGCGTTAGGCGGGCTCCCGATGATCGTGGCGATGCCCCCGATGGAGGCCGAGTAGGCAATGCCCAGCATCAGCGCCATCCCAAAATGAAACCCGCCCGGGCTGGTATCGATCTCGGGCTGATGCTGCCGGGTCAGGGTGCCCACCTGGCTGACGACGGCCAGCCCGATGGGCACCATCATCATGGCGCTGGCCGTGTTGCTGATCCACATCGACAAAAAGCCGGTCGCCACCATAAAGCCCAACACCAGTCGGGAGGGCTCAAACCCAACCCGAGCGATGATGGTGAGCGCGATACGTCGATGCAGGTGCCACTTCTCCACGGCGATCGAGAGCAAAAAACCGCCCAGAAAGA from Lujinxingia litoralis encodes:
- a CDS encoding metallophosphoesterase yields the protein MSPARPSLSPGDISDDMTLTRREFLKGLGGLATAGVLTGGIDLLAIEPGWLEVTTHRVRIKGLSAHLEGYRVAQVTDVHMATFGPLHHAMIAALDRFEPRLVALTGDILERDSRLEDVEVLCDVLASPGRRVVATLGNWEHRAGFGVEAIAHLYRRHQIALYVNEHVTLPEGVVLACTDDASFGQGDILKTCRNFPPSDLSLLLTHAPGILEPYPVGAPRFDLTLSGHTHGGQVRLFGLTPVRPPGSGRFISGVYHTGAGLTYVSRGIGTSTLPIRLGCRPELALFEFVRA
- a CDS encoding SLC13 family permease, with protein sequence MSGIKRDTPEASGRRSIRGVELVAGPVVFFLIMLGQGIEGLSPEGSAALAITMLMAIWWLSEAIPIYVTALVPIVLFPLTGVLSAAETTLNYGHELIYLFLGGFLLSIAVEKWHLHRRIALTIIARVGFEPSRLVLGFMVATGFLSMWISNTASAMMMVPIGLAVVSQVGTLTRQHQPEIDTSPGGFHFGMALMLGIAYSASIGGIATIIGSPPNAIFVGYVDRVYGAKISFLQWMFYGLPIAVVGIGIAWIYLTKKAYPIRIGGMEGISKVVEEGRRGLGKMRVPEQRVLAVFGLVAGLWVLRGALSPYLSGLGLGGFSDTTVAILGAILLFIVPSQEEPGQALLAWEDVKEVPWGILILFGGGLALASGIESSGLASWLAEGLGFLEGAPGLLVILVLVAVVIFLTEVTSNTSTATIFVPIVAILATVVGLHPYVLMISVVTAASCAFMLPVATPPNAVVFASHYVTMQDMMRAGVRLNLAFIVIIALVGRFWLPVAWGI